Proteins encoded in a region of the Flammeovirga yaeyamensis genome:
- the gldC gene encoding gliding motility protein GldC encodes MKESQIRLKVELDDQNVPEKIFWKADDSGEVGLNETRAFDLNIWDHEKKETLRIGLWGKEMTIEELKFFYIDAMGGMAQNIVNATGDQKMAAEIHQLCKKLSDHVVELRNKEGK; translated from the coding sequence ATGAAAGAATCACAGATTCGTTTAAAAGTAGAATTGGATGATCAGAATGTACCAGAGAAAATTTTCTGGAAAGCAGATGATTCAGGAGAAGTAGGTCTTAACGAGACAAGAGCATTTGATCTTAACATTTGGGATCATGAGAAGAAAGAGACATTAAGAATCGGTCTTTGGGGAAAAGAAATGACCATCGAAGAACTGAAATTCTTTTACATTGATGCAATGGGTGGTATGGCACAAAATATAGTGAATGCTACTGGCGATCAAAAAATGGCCGCTGAGATTCATCAATTGTGTAAAAAGCTTTCTGACCACGTAGTGGAACTTAGAAATAAAGAGGGTAAATAA
- a CDS encoding putative quinol monooxygenase, whose protein sequence is MLHRFVRMSFQKDRINDFKKLFHEVQPTIESFEGCQSVQLLEDADAHTKVMTFSIWEDQEALDRYRDSEFFITTWRKTKVLFEEKAEAFSMFEVKK, encoded by the coding sequence ATGCTTCACCGTTTTGTTCGAATGTCTTTCCAAAAAGATAGAATTAATGATTTCAAAAAGTTATTTCATGAGGTTCAACCTACTATTGAAAGCTTTGAGGGCTGTCAGTCAGTACAACTTTTAGAAGATGCTGATGCCCACACTAAAGTGATGACTTTTTCTATTTGGGAAGATCAAGAAGCCTTGGATCGATATAGAGATTCTGAGTTCTTTATAACTACTTGGAGAAAAACTAAAGTGTTATTTGAAGAAAAAGCAGAGGCTTTCTCAATGTTTGAAGTAAAAAAATAG
- a CDS encoding amidophosphoribosyltransferase, protein MSEVIKHECGIAMLRLRKPLSYFIEKYGTPTYAISKMYLLMEKQRNRGQDGAGIASIKLGMKPGKPFIDRARSVESDPINDIFKKVGKKLNKLSKDTEKYLDADYLRSNIPFVGDVYMGHLRYGTHGNNTINHCHPFMRNNNWRSRQLIMAGNFNMTNVDQLFDRLVELGQHPKENVDTVTVMEKIGHFLDLEVQDLFDKYRKTEDDNIKISEKIEEELDLGRVLSRSCKDFDGGYAFMGLTGFGGGFVARDVNGIRPAYYYADDEIIVVASEKTAIKTAFNADYDKIQEINPGHALIIDKQANYKEVQYLEPQKKLSCSFERIYFSRGTDPAIYNERKTLGKLLIPKVLEAIDFDLKNTVFSYIPNTAETAFLGMMKGLDKHLVAKRLESIEKGVSGEELEKILSFRPRQEKLVIKDVKARTFIADDAMRDDMVAHVYDTTYEVIRRDVDTIVVIDDSIVRGTTLEKSIIQMLDRLNPKRIVVVSSAPQIRYPDCYGINMSKMKEFVAFRAMINLIKRNGKEDLLDEVYYRCKSALRKEEPLMVNYVQELYDQFTYEEISDEIANIIKSHNIKADVKVIFQTVDTLHEACPNHLGDWYFTGNFPTEGGMKVANRAFVNFMEGKDGRAY, encoded by the coding sequence GTGAGTGAAGTAATTAAACACGAGTGCGGCATAGCCATGCTACGCCTAAGAAAACCGTTGTCATACTTTATTGAAAAGTACGGTACTCCAACTTATGCTATCAGTAAAATGTATTTACTGATGGAGAAACAGAGAAACCGTGGTCAAGATGGTGCAGGTATCGCAAGTATCAAGTTAGGTATGAAACCTGGCAAACCATTTATTGATAGAGCAAGATCGGTAGAGTCAGACCCGATCAACGACATTTTCAAGAAAGTAGGTAAGAAATTAAACAAACTTAGTAAGGATACGGAAAAGTACCTTGACGCAGACTACCTACGTTCCAACATTCCTTTTGTTGGAGATGTCTACATGGGCCACCTTCGTTATGGTACTCATGGTAACAACACCATCAACCACTGTCACCCTTTCATGAGAAATAATAACTGGCGTTCTAGACAGTTAATTATGGCAGGTAACTTTAACATGACCAACGTAGATCAGTTATTTGATCGTTTGGTGGAGTTAGGACAGCATCCAAAAGAAAATGTGGATACTGTAACGGTGATGGAGAAAATCGGTCACTTCTTGGACCTTGAGGTACAAGACTTATTTGACAAATACAGAAAGACTGAAGATGACAACATCAAGATTTCTGAGAAGATTGAAGAAGAACTAGACTTAGGTCGTGTACTCTCTCGTTCTTGTAAAGATTTTGATGGTGGATATGCATTTATGGGTCTTACAGGCTTTGGTGGCGGTTTCGTTGCTAGAGATGTAAACGGTATCCGTCCTGCATATTACTACGCTGATGATGAAATCATTGTAGTAGCCTCTGAAAAAACGGCTATCAAAACAGCATTTAATGCTGACTACGACAAAATTCAAGAGATCAATCCAGGTCACGCTTTGATCATCGACAAACAAGCTAACTACAAAGAAGTTCAATACTTAGAACCTCAAAAGAAATTATCTTGTAGCTTCGAACGTATCTACTTCTCAAGAGGTACAGATCCTGCGATCTATAACGAGCGTAAGACTTTGGGTAAGTTGTTGATTCCAAAAGTTTTGGAAGCTATCGACTTCGATCTTAAAAATACAGTATTCTCTTACATTCCAAATACAGCAGAAACTGCTTTCTTGGGCATGATGAAAGGCTTAGACAAACATTTAGTGGCTAAGCGTTTAGAATCTATCGAGAAAGGTGTATCTGGAGAGGAGTTAGAGAAGATTTTATCTTTCCGTCCTCGTCAGGAAAAATTAGTCATCAAAGATGTGAAAGCTAGAACTTTTATTGCAGACGATGCAATGAGAGACGATATGGTGGCTCACGTTTACGATACTACTTACGAGGTAATCCGTAGAGATGTAGATACTATTGTAGTTATCGACGACTCTATTGTAAGAGGAACTACTTTGGAGAAATCGATCATCCAAATGTTAGATCGTTTGAATCCAAAACGTATTGTTGTGGTTTCTTCTGCTCCTCAAATTAGATATCCTGACTGCTACGGTATCAATATGTCTAAGATGAAAGAATTTGTTGCCTTCAGAGCGATGATCAACTTGATCAAACGTAATGGCAAGGAAGATCTTTTAGATGAGGTGTATTACCGTTGTAAATCAGCTTTAAGAAAAGAAGAACCTTTGATGGTTAACTATGTACAAGAGTTGTACGATCAGTTTACGTATGAGGAAATCTCTGATGAGATTGCCAACATCATCAAGTCACACAATATTAAAGCAGATGTGAAGGTGATCTTCCAAACGGTAGATACCTTGCACGAAGCTTGCCCTAATCATTTAGGTGATTGGTACTTTACAGGTAACTTCCCTACTGAAGGTGGTATGAAAGTGGCTAACAGAGCTTTCGTTAACTTCATGGAAGGTAAAGACGGTAGAGCTTACTAA
- a CDS encoding thiol-disulfide oxidoreductase DCC family protein, protein MDKKVILFDGICNLCDKSVQFIIRHEKSDTFQFASLQSDEGKSLLNKYNLNPDYIDSIVLVTDQKAYTKSRAALEIAKDLKSPFHLFRFGTIFPIKVTDLIYDLIAKYRYRLFGKKEDTCELIHQQKKFRGTS, encoded by the coding sequence ATGGACAAAAAAGTGATCTTGTTCGATGGTATTTGCAACTTATGCGATAAAAGTGTTCAGTTTATAATTCGACACGAAAAATCGGATACTTTTCAGTTTGCGTCCTTACAATCTGATGAAGGAAAGTCATTATTAAATAAATACAACCTTAACCCTGATTATATCGATAGCATTGTTTTAGTTACTGATCAAAAAGCCTATACGAAATCTCGTGCTGCTCTTGAAATTGCAAAAGATCTTAAATCACCTTTTCATTTATTTCGGTTTGGTACAATATTTCCTATAAAGGTAACCGACCTTATTTATGATCTTATTGCAAAATACAGGTACAGATTGTTTGGAAAGAAAGAAGATACTTGTGAATTAATCCATCAACAGAAAAAATTTAGAGGAACTTCCTAG
- a CDS encoding leucine-rich repeat domain-containing protein: protein MITFDLKKNLFLLLFLSFSASTFAQEKLNMEWWNGLDKYWKGIFTSQIMWDQDEMTSAGLLKIEELTSINASGYDDFGDERIVSNLKPIENLVKLENVDISYTRVKDLTPLQNLKNLQSLNLAFSNVKDLSPLSGSTTLKAIYLSGTKIASLKAISGLPLENIDLFQNKMFKEWESLSAFKTLKMLSIDETKVEDLSFLSKLPTIEELKVSYTNVSDLSAISSLKSLKLLQIQKTKVMDLSPLKKLKKLEHLNISNTEITDISSLKKLKSLHTFYFSDSKVEDISALAKSKSMNELTFSNTPVKDLSPISTLPKLSILIITGSQVATLDPLDNSPSLSIIYFRDAQVSDEDVAKFKEKHPNIETDYF from the coding sequence ATGATCACTTTTGATTTAAAAAAGAATTTATTTTTACTGCTCTTTCTATCCTTTTCTGCGAGTACTTTCGCACAAGAAAAGTTGAATATGGAATGGTGGAATGGTCTTGATAAATATTGGAAAGGGATTTTCACTTCCCAAATAATGTGGGATCAAGATGAAATGACCTCAGCAGGACTGCTAAAAATTGAAGAATTGACTTCAATCAACGCATCGGGTTATGATGACTTCGGTGATGAGAGAATTGTAAGTAACCTAAAGCCAATAGAGAATTTAGTAAAACTAGAAAACGTTGATATTTCTTATACTAGAGTTAAAGATCTAACTCCTCTTCAAAATCTAAAAAATCTTCAAAGCTTGAACTTGGCATTTAGTAATGTAAAAGATTTAAGTCCTTTGAGCGGTTCTACAACTTTAAAAGCCATTTATTTATCGGGAACTAAGATTGCTTCTTTAAAAGCGATCAGCGGATTACCGTTAGAAAACATCGACCTATTCCAGAATAAAATGTTTAAAGAGTGGGAATCTCTTTCTGCTTTCAAAACATTAAAGATGCTTTCTATCGATGAGACTAAAGTAGAAGATCTTTCATTCCTTAGTAAATTACCTACCATCGAGGAATTAAAGGTGTCTTATACCAACGTTTCTGATTTAAGTGCGATCTCTAGTTTGAAAAGCTTGAAGTTGCTTCAAATCCAAAAAACGAAAGTGATGGATTTATCTCCATTGAAGAAGTTGAAGAAATTGGAACACTTAAACATCAGTAACACAGAGATCACAGACATCTCTAGTCTAAAGAAATTAAAGAGTTTACATACTTTCTATTTCTCAGACAGTAAAGTGGAAGACATTAGTGCTTTAGCAAAATCTAAGTCGATGAACGAGTTGACGTTCTCTAACACTCCAGTGAAAGATTTATCGCCTATCTCTACACTTCCAAAATTGAGTATCCTTATTATCACTGGCTCTCAAGTAGCTACTTTAGATCCACTGGATAACTCTCCAAGTTTATCAATTATCTACTTCAGAGACGCTCAAGTTTCTGATGAAGATGTAGCGAAGTTCAAAGAAAAGCATCCAAATATCGAAACAGATTACTTTTAA
- a CDS encoding DUF4292 domain-containing protein, whose amino-acid sequence MKITNLFIASVLLLVFGVSCAKKSTGITVNGKSSELNVKNLDYEYLSTKGKLVFKSAAKDQKLAIDTRIQKDKQMWMSMRVAKIEGLRVLATQDSVFALDKMGKEAYVLSYDDVELLLGTKIDYDLLQSIFTGDLPQTFIDDSKVKVEEEMFSLTQKTKLYESSAYVNRSTQVLEEIVVKLKKEGKIAVVDYKDFKTIEEGSAQIAPFQTDVFIGNGTQKSDFATQVSVNINLSKIEVEEGAVKMPFKIPSKYKIVDRRELERRNLK is encoded by the coding sequence GTGAAAATTACGAATTTATTTATCGCATCGGTGCTACTTTTAGTATTTGGTGTTTCTTGTGCTAAAAAATCGACAGGCATTACCGTCAACGGAAAATCTTCTGAATTGAATGTGAAGAATTTAGATTACGAATACTTATCTACGAAAGGTAAGTTAGTATTTAAATCTGCTGCTAAAGATCAAAAGTTAGCGATCGATACAAGAATCCAAAAAGACAAACAAATGTGGATGTCGATGCGTGTGGCTAAAATCGAAGGTTTAAGAGTATTGGCTACCCAAGACAGTGTTTTCGCTTTAGATAAAATGGGTAAAGAAGCTTATGTTTTAAGCTATGATGATGTGGAGCTATTATTAGGCACAAAGATCGATTACGATTTATTACAATCTATTTTTACAGGAGATCTTCCTCAAACATTTATCGACGATTCTAAAGTAAAAGTAGAAGAGGAGATGTTCTCTCTAACACAAAAAACAAAACTATATGAGTCGAGTGCTTATGTAAATCGTTCTACTCAAGTGTTAGAGGAGATTGTGGTAAAGTTGAAGAAAGAAGGTAAAATAGCTGTGGTTGACTATAAAGATTTTAAAACCATCGAAGAGGGAAGTGCTCAAATAGCTCCTTTCCAAACAGATGTCTTTATTGGTAACGGTACCCAAAAATCTGATTTTGCTACACAAGTCTCTGTCAATATCAATTTATCTAAAATAGAAGTGGAAGAAGGAGCTGTGAAAATGCCCTTCAAGATTCCATCAAAATATAAAATTGTAGATAGAAGGGAGTTGGAAAGAAGGAATTTGAAGTAA
- a CDS encoding D-2-hydroxyacid dehydrogenase: MKIVFLDAESLGNDVQTELQQFDQLGEVIHYALTPKEETLSRIKDADVIVTNKVVITEEMMKVCPQLKGIAITATGTNNVDLEAAKALNIPVKNAVNYSSESVAQQTFAMLLSLMNNIHEYDEFVKDNSYSNHPSFTWIGKGFQEINGKTFGIIGLGNIGKRVAEIATAFGAKVIYYSTSGVARDERFTLVDKDTLFKTSDIISIHSPLNEATKNIISVEELKMMKSSSILLNTGRGGIVDESALVDALNENQIAGTCVDVFTVEPMVHDSPFKNVKDQSKILYSPHIAWASLEARRKLLSITLENVKSFIS; encoded by the coding sequence ATGAAAATCGTATTTTTAGATGCGGAATCTTTAGGGAACGACGTACAAACAGAACTTCAACAATTTGATCAGCTAGGAGAGGTGATCCATTATGCTTTAACACCAAAAGAAGAGACATTATCACGTATCAAAGATGCGGATGTAATTGTAACAAACAAAGTGGTGATTACAGAAGAAATGATGAAAGTTTGTCCTCAACTTAAAGGTATAGCAATTACAGCTACAGGAACCAATAACGTGGATTTAGAGGCGGCAAAAGCCTTGAATATTCCAGTGAAAAATGCAGTGAATTATTCATCAGAAAGTGTGGCACAACAAACTTTTGCCATGCTATTGTCATTGATGAATAATATACATGAGTACGACGAGTTTGTGAAAGATAATTCATACAGTAATCATCCTTCATTTACATGGATTGGAAAGGGTTTTCAGGAAATCAATGGCAAAACGTTTGGGATAATAGGACTCGGAAACATCGGAAAGCGAGTAGCTGAGATTGCCACTGCTTTTGGTGCAAAAGTGATTTATTATTCTACTTCCGGTGTGGCGAGAGACGAGCGTTTTACTTTGGTAGATAAAGACACCTTGTTCAAAACATCTGATATTATCTCAATACATTCTCCATTAAATGAGGCCACTAAAAACATCATTTCTGTTGAAGAATTAAAAATGATGAAATCTTCTAGTATTTTACTAAATACTGGTCGTGGAGGAATTGTAGACGAAAGTGCATTGGTAGATGCCTTAAATGAAAATCAGATAGCAGGGACGTGTGTGGATGTATTTACTGTAGAACCTATGGTACACGATAGCCCTTTTAAAAATGTGAAAGATCAGAGTAAAATTCTTTATTCTCCTCACATCGCTTGGGCGAGTTTAGAAGCGAGAAGAAAACTGTTGAGTATTACTTTGGAGAATGTGAAGAGTTTTATAAGCTAA
- a CDS encoding valine--tRNA ligase, which produces MELATKYNPHDVEDKWYQFWLENKFFHSEPNPDKKPFTVVIPPPNVTGVLHMGHMLNNTIQDVLVRRARMRGYEACWVPGTDHASIATEAKVVKMLKDEHGISKSDITRDEFMKYAFEWKEKYGGIILNQLQKLGASCDWDRTRFTMEDELSKAVIKVFVDLYKKGWVYRGARMVNWDPAGKTALSDEEVIHKEVNSKLYYVQYPIVGKEGEFVTIATTRPETIPADAGVCVNPNDDRFKHLIGQKVIVPTTNREIPVFGDDYVDIEFGTGCLKVTPAHDINDYELGLKHNLEVIDIIEEDGSINAKAGAQYAGKDRFVVRKEIVKDLEASGNLVKVEELQNKVGTSERTGAVIEPRISTQWFVSMKEISKPALENVMNDNIQLHPAKFKNTYRHWMENVKDWCISRQLWWGQRIPAFYLPNGEFVVAETAEEALVEAQKIDADITIDQLSQDEDVLDTWFSSWLWPISVFDGITKPENEEINYYYPTDDLVTGPDILFFWVARMIIAGYEWKGELPFKNVYLTGLVRDNQGRKMSKSLGNSPDPLDLMKVYGADGVRVGLLLSAAAGNDLLFDEKLCEQGRNFANKIWNALRLVKGLEVSEEAQPESNKIAIEWFEARFNQVLEDVEANYEKYRLSDSLMSVYKLVWDDFCSWYLEMVKPEYGSPIDKATLEATINFFEKIVRLLHPFMPFLTEEIWHAVRERATEDALVVADYPTVESFDKTLLDQATAAFEIISQVRNVRNKNQIGPKVPLPMSVLASDSTVYDRFGGIITKLANLESLSMVDAEVEGATQFVYKSDKCFIDLADQIDVEAEKEKLTKELEYTKGFIASVQKKLSNERFVANAPEAVVAKERQKQQDAEDKIKALEEAIAKL; this is translated from the coding sequence ATGGAGCTTGCGACTAAGTACAATCCTCATGACGTAGAGGACAAATGGTATCAGTTCTGGTTAGAGAACAAATTTTTTCATTCTGAGCCTAATCCTGATAAGAAGCCATTCACCGTCGTCATCCCGCCACCAAACGTGACAGGGGTGTTGCATATGGGTCACATGTTGAATAACACAATTCAAGATGTCTTGGTCCGTCGTGCAAGAATGAGAGGATATGAAGCTTGTTGGGTACCTGGTACTGACCACGCATCGATTGCTACAGAAGCAAAAGTAGTAAAGATGTTGAAAGACGAGCATGGTATCAGTAAATCTGATATTACTCGTGATGAATTTATGAAATACGCTTTCGAGTGGAAAGAAAAATACGGTGGAATCATCTTGAACCAATTGCAGAAATTGGGTGCTTCTTGTGATTGGGACCGTACGCGTTTCACTATGGAAGACGAACTTTCTAAAGCAGTTATCAAGGTATTCGTAGACCTTTATAAAAAAGGATGGGTGTACCGTGGTGCAAGAATGGTGAACTGGGATCCGGCAGGGAAAACAGCTTTATCAGATGAGGAAGTAATCCACAAAGAGGTAAACTCTAAATTATATTATGTACAATATCCAATCGTAGGAAAAGAAGGTGAGTTTGTAACTATTGCCACAACTCGTCCTGAAACAATTCCTGCAGATGCAGGTGTTTGTGTGAATCCTAACGATGATCGCTTCAAGCATTTGATTGGACAAAAAGTAATCGTACCAACAACAAACAGAGAAATCCCTGTTTTTGGTGATGATTATGTGGATATTGAATTCGGTACAGGTTGTTTAAAAGTTACTCCTGCTCACGATATCAATGACTACGAGTTAGGTTTAAAACATAACTTGGAAGTAATTGATATTATCGAAGAAGACGGATCGATTAACGCTAAAGCAGGTGCGCAATACGCAGGTAAAGATCGTTTCGTTGTTCGTAAAGAAATCGTTAAAGACCTAGAAGCTTCTGGAAACTTAGTAAAAGTAGAAGAGCTTCAAAATAAAGTAGGTACTTCTGAAAGAACTGGTGCAGTGATCGAGCCAAGAATTTCAACGCAATGGTTCGTATCGATGAAAGAAATTTCTAAGCCTGCATTGGAGAATGTAATGAATGATAACATTCAGTTGCATCCTGCGAAGTTCAAGAATACGTACCGTCACTGGATGGAAAATGTAAAAGACTGGTGTATTTCACGTCAGTTATGGTGGGGACAAAGAATTCCTGCTTTCTACCTTCCAAACGGTGAGTTTGTAGTGGCAGAAACTGCAGAAGAGGCATTAGTTGAAGCTCAGAAAATTGATGCGGATATCACTATCGACCAACTTTCTCAAGACGAGGATGTATTGGATACTTGGTTCTCTTCATGGTTGTGGCCTATCTCAGTATTTGATGGTATCACGAAGCCAGAAAACGAAGAGATCAACTACTACTATCCAACAGATGATCTAGTTACTGGTCCAGATATCTTATTCTTCTGGGTAGCACGTATGATTATCGCCGGATACGAGTGGAAAGGCGAATTGCCATTCAAAAATGTATACTTAACAGGTTTGGTTCGTGATAACCAAGGCCGTAAAATGTCGAAGTCATTGGGTAACTCACCTGATCCTTTGGACTTAATGAAAGTATATGGTGCTGACGGTGTTCGTGTTGGTTTGTTATTGTCTGCAGCAGCAGGTAACGACTTACTTTTCGACGAAAAACTATGTGAGCAAGGTCGTAACTTCGCTAACAAAATCTGGAACGCTTTACGTTTAGTTAAAGGTCTTGAGGTAAGTGAAGAAGCACAACCTGAATCAAATAAAATTGCCATCGAATGGTTCGAAGCACGTTTCAATCAAGTATTGGAAGATGTAGAAGCGAACTACGAGAAATATAGATTGTCTGACTCATTAATGTCAGTGTACAAATTGGTATGGGACGACTTCTGTTCGTGGTACTTAGAAATGGTGAAACCAGAATACGGTTCTCCAATTGATAAGGCTACTTTAGAAGCGACTATCAATTTCTTCGAGAAGATTGTTAGACTTTTACATCCATTCATGCCATTCTTAACAGAAGAAATCTGGCATGCAGTACGTGAAAGAGCTACTGAGGATGCTTTAGTAGTAGCAGATTACCCAACTGTAGAGTCATTCGACAAAACATTGTTGGATCAAGCGACTGCTGCTTTCGAAATTATCTCACAAGTGAGAAACGTTCGTAACAAGAACCAAATTGGTCCTAAAGTACCTCTTCCAATGTCAGTGTTAGCTTCTGATTCTACTGTTTACGATCGTTTCGGTGGTATCATCACGAAGTTGGCGAACTTGGAATCTTTATCAATGGTGGATGCTGAAGTAGAAGGAGCCACTCAGTTTGTTTACAAATCTGATAAATGTTTCATCGACTTAGCAGATCAAATTGATGTTGAAGCTGAGAAAGAGAAGTTAACGAAAGAGCTTGAATACACGAAAGGCTTTATCGCTTCTGTTCAAAAGAAACTTTCTAATGAAAGATTCGTAGCAAATGCTCCTGAAGCAGTTGTGGCTAAAGAACGTCAGAAGCAACAAGATGCTGAAGATAAAATCAAAGCATTAGAAGAAGCTATCGCAAAACTGTAA
- the holA gene encoding DNA polymerase III subunit delta: MAFTSESILKKMKEGNFSPLYVLQGDEPFFIDQIANYVEENALTEAEKSFNQTILYGKDTTLVQVLESARRFPMMAMRQVIIVKEAQDLPDFNRKPSQEMFAQYASNPVPSTVLVICLKNKKLDGRGAAKKAVDKNAVLLDTKKLYDNKVPGWVKEYCKSKNFKIKDRAVNMIAEYIGNDLSRISNEMEKLMLNYDEQTEITEGLISKHIGISRDYNVFELQNALGKRDVLKANRIVMYFNNNPKSNPFVVVVGTLFSYFSKLLVMHENFNQNEQALAKMIGVNPYFIKDYREAATNYPKNKVIQVIETLQDADLKAKGIRASLSDDENLKELVFKILH, translated from the coding sequence ATGGCCTTTACAAGCGAATCGATACTTAAGAAAATGAAGGAAGGAAATTTTTCTCCTTTGTATGTATTACAAGGAGATGAACCCTTTTTTATCGATCAAATTGCAAATTACGTTGAAGAAAATGCTTTAACGGAAGCCGAAAAAAGTTTTAATCAAACTATTCTTTACGGTAAGGATACCACCCTTGTTCAAGTATTAGAAAGTGCTAGAAGATTTCCTATGATGGCCATGCGTCAGGTAATTATTGTCAAAGAAGCTCAAGACTTACCTGATTTTAATAGAAAGCCAAGTCAGGAAATGTTTGCACAATATGCATCTAATCCTGTACCTTCCACAGTATTAGTTATCTGTTTAAAAAACAAGAAACTGGATGGGAGAGGTGCTGCAAAAAAAGCAGTGGATAAAAATGCCGTCTTATTAGATACCAAAAAACTATACGATAATAAAGTCCCTGGATGGGTAAAGGAATATTGTAAAAGCAAAAACTTCAAAATCAAAGATAGAGCAGTCAATATGATTGCAGAATACATTGGAAATGATCTGAGTAGAATATCCAATGAGATGGAAAAGTTGATGTTAAATTATGATGAGCAAACTGAAATTACTGAAGGTTTAATCTCTAAACATATTGGTATAAGTAGAGATTATAACGTATTCGAATTACAAAATGCCTTAGGTAAAAGAGATGTGCTTAAAGCCAACAGAATTGTGATGTACTTTAACAACAATCCAAAAAGCAATCCTTTTGTAGTGGTAGTTGGTACATTGTTCTCTTATTTCTCGAAGTTGTTGGTAATGCATGAAAACTTCAATCAAAATGAACAAGCTTTAGCAAAAATGATTGGAGTGAATCCTTACTTTATCAAAGACTATCGTGAAGCAGCAACCAATTACCCAAAAAATAAGGTGATACAAGTCATCGAAACGCTACAAGATGCCGATTTAAAAGCAAAAGGCATCCGAGCATCACTTTCTGATGACGAAAATCTTAAAGAATTGGTGTTTAAAATCCTCCATTAG
- the queD gene encoding 6-carboxytetrahydropterin synthase QueD: protein MKIFKSYMFEAAHFLPHMPEGHPCRRIHGHSWKMELHFDGELVMPYEWVIDFNEIDEVVNPIWKVLDHNFLNEVEGLENPTSEVISMWVWNKIKPALPALYKVVIFETPEAGTEYCGE, encoded by the coding sequence ATGAAGATATTTAAATCCTATATGTTTGAGGCAGCTCATTTCTTGCCTCACATGCCAGAAGGTCACCCTTGTAGAAGAATCCACGGTCACTCATGGAAGATGGAATTACACTTTGATGGTGAGTTAGTGATGCCATACGAATGGGTCATTGATTTTAACGAGATTGACGAAGTGGTAAATCCTATTTGGAAAGTTTTAGACCACAACTTCTTGAATGAAGTAGAAGGTTTAGAGAATCCAACCTCAGAAGTGATTTCTATGTGGGTTTGGAACAAAATTAAACCTGCTTTACCTGCACTTTATAAAGTGGTCATTTTCGAAACACCAGAAGCAGGTACAGAATATTGCGGAGAGTAA
- a CDS encoding SRPBCC family protein, producing the protein MEENKKVIVTEEFTVSKSLLWEVITQHSHQINWFFSNIPSFELEVGYQVLFDVETPNRVFPHFWKVLAIQPQKSFTLLREYQGFDGSSEVCFSIESLSENSSRLTLTHTVTDPFSQDIEEFRYESCLGGWNYFIKKNLKQYIDRLVIK; encoded by the coding sequence TTGGAAGAAAATAAAAAAGTGATTGTAACAGAAGAGTTTACTGTTTCAAAAAGCTTACTTTGGGAGGTAATCACCCAACATTCACATCAAATAAATTGGTTCTTTTCTAATATTCCATCCTTTGAATTAGAGGTGGGGTATCAAGTACTTTTTGATGTCGAAACCCCAAATCGGGTATTCCCACATTTTTGGAAAGTGCTAGCTATTCAGCCACAAAAAAGCTTTACTTTATTAAGGGAATATCAAGGTTTTGATGGAAGTTCGGAAGTTTGTTTTTCTATTGAATCCCTCAGCGAAAACTCATCAAGATTAACGTTAACACATACCGTTACTGACCCTTTTAGTCAAGATATTGAAGAATTTAGATACGAAAGCTGTTTGGGTGGATGGAATTACTTTATTAAAAAAAATCTAAAACAATACATCGACCGATTGGTCATCAAATAA